From a region of the Rathayibacter sp. VKM Ac-2804 genome:
- a CDS encoding sigma-70 family RNA polymerase sigma factor — protein sequence MTADAPSAQDDVVPPLADGDHAAFRRLYERTVRRVRSITVGILQDHAQAEEVAQETYFELWRSAARHAVLEEQQHLVAVIARRRAIDRVRAAQSSRERDHRYAIHSYLREIDEAETRGEIVGEFGRAAVEIRRLAPKHRDLLFLAYVRGLSHSEIAAELDLPIGTVKTRLRDTLARLRRELTTPSP from the coding sequence GTGACCGCCGACGCCCCGTCCGCGCAGGACGACGTCGTCCCGCCCCTCGCCGACGGCGACCACGCCGCGTTCCGCCGGCTCTACGAGCGCACTGTGCGCCGCGTCCGCTCGATCACCGTCGGCATCCTGCAGGACCACGCGCAGGCCGAGGAGGTCGCGCAGGAGACCTACTTCGAGCTCTGGCGCTCGGCGGCCCGGCACGCGGTCCTCGAGGAGCAGCAGCACCTCGTCGCCGTGATCGCCCGCCGACGCGCCATCGACCGCGTCCGCGCCGCGCAGTCGTCCCGCGAGCGCGACCACCGCTACGCGATCCACAGCTACCTCCGCGAGATCGACGAGGCGGAGACCCGTGGCGAGATCGTCGGCGAGTTCGGCCGCGCCGCCGTCGAGATCCGCCGCCTCGCCCCGAAGCACCGCGACCTGCTCTTCCTCGCCTACGTCCGCGGCCTGTCCCACTCCGAGATCGCCGCCGAGCTCGACCTCCCCATCGGCACCGTCAAGACCCGCCTCCGCGACACCCTCGCCCGCCTCCGCCGCGAGCTGACGACCCCGTCCCCCTGA
- a CDS encoding ABC transporter permease: MSLVTDTTAVRTAREYRDYARPAWQRILFSRETAIVVLLILVIVVASASVKSFDKPITITYLFLDIAPTLLIALPMTLIIITGEIDLSVASTVGLASVLTGTLHQAGVPFEVAALIAIVAGAAGGALNGFLVTVVGLPSLAVTIGTLALYRGLAVGLLGTTAVTDFPEFWTDLAKAKLVGPVPLVVLPFAILAIVFAVVLHSTRFGRGVFAIGLNDEAAIFSGVNVNRTKFILFVVSGAVSALAGIYYTLRYGSARGDNATGLELQVIAAVLLGGVSIFGGRGALHGVIAGVILIGVIASALRLANVTSDVINIITGVLLVLSVVSTSFLAWLSRLRRSGRRRP; encoded by the coding sequence ATGAGCCTCGTCACCGACACCACCGCCGTGCGCACCGCGCGCGAGTACCGCGACTACGCCCGCCCGGCCTGGCAGCGGATCCTCTTCAGCCGCGAGACGGCCATCGTCGTGCTGCTGATCCTCGTGATCGTCGTCGCCTCCGCCTCGGTGAAGAGCTTCGACAAGCCGATCACCATCACCTACCTGTTCCTCGACATCGCGCCGACACTGCTGATCGCGCTGCCGATGACGCTGATCATCATCACCGGCGAGATCGACCTGTCGGTCGCCTCCACGGTGGGCCTGGCGAGCGTGCTCACCGGCACGCTGCACCAGGCCGGAGTGCCGTTCGAGGTCGCCGCGCTGATCGCGATCGTGGCCGGCGCCGCCGGCGGAGCGCTGAACGGCTTCCTGGTCACCGTCGTCGGGCTGCCCTCGCTCGCCGTCACCATCGGCACGCTCGCCCTCTACCGCGGGCTCGCCGTCGGACTGCTCGGCACCACCGCCGTCACCGACTTCCCCGAGTTCTGGACCGACCTCGCGAAGGCCAAGCTCGTCGGCCCGGTGCCGCTCGTGGTGCTGCCGTTCGCGATCCTGGCGATCGTCTTCGCGGTGGTGCTGCACTCCACCCGCTTCGGCCGCGGCGTCTTCGCCATCGGCCTGAACGACGAGGCGGCGATCTTCTCCGGCGTGAACGTGAACCGCACCAAGTTCATCCTGTTCGTGGTCTCCGGCGCCGTCTCCGCGCTGGCCGGCATCTACTACACGCTGCGCTACGGCTCCGCCCGCGGCGACAACGCGACCGGGCTCGAGCTGCAGGTGATCGCGGCGGTCCTGCTGGGCGGCGTCTCGATCTTCGGCGGCCGCGGCGCCCTGCACGGCGTGATCGCCGGCGTGATCCTGATCGGCGTGATCGCCTCGGCCCTGCGCCTCGCGAACGTCACCTCCGACGTCATCAACATCATCACCGGAGTGCTGCTCGTGCTCTCGGTGGTGTCCACCAGCTTCCTGGCCTGGCTGTCGCGACTGCGGCGCTCGGGCAGGAGACGCCCCTGA
- a CDS encoding L-rhamnose mutarotase, which translates to MQRVCFQLQVRPELIPEYTRRHAAIWPDMAAALKATGWNNYSLFLRPDGLLIGYFETPSLEAARAGMAATEVNARWQAEMAEFFVELDGAPDTDFLQLTEVFHLEDQLS; encoded by the coding sequence ATGCAGCGCGTCTGCTTCCAGCTCCAGGTGCGACCGGAGCTCATCCCCGAGTACACCCGCCGCCACGCCGCGATCTGGCCCGACATGGCCGCCGCCCTGAAGGCCACCGGCTGGAACAACTACTCCCTCTTCCTCCGCCCCGACGGCCTGCTGATCGGCTACTTCGAGACGCCGTCCCTCGAGGCCGCCCGCGCCGGGATGGCCGCCACCGAGGTCAACGCCCGCTGGCAGGCCGAGATGGCCGAGTTCTTCGTCGAGCTCGACGGCGCCCCCGACACGGACTTCCTGCAGCTGACCGAGGTCTTCCACCTCGAGGACCAGCTCTCCTGA
- the rhaS gene encoding rhamnose ABC transporter substrate-binding protein translates to MMFSSRGRRFGTLTALAVSVALVATGCSASDGDSGGDSGSGEGSGDYSITFLPKNLGNAYFDTSDAGGEKAIEEFGGTYAEVGPAEASPDAQVSYINTLTQQGAGAIVVSANDPKAICDALNEARDNGTKVVTFDSDTNADCRDLYINQATAEGIAKAQVDLITEQIGDSGEVAILSASANATNQNAWIELMEQELTANHPDVTLVDTVYGDDDDQTSFDKTAALLQTHPDLKGIISPTTVGIAAAARYLSTSDFKGEVALTGLGTPNQMREFVEDGTVTAFALWNPGDLGYLAAYASKALIDGDITGAEGDTFEAGDLGSFTVDADGTVLLGDPFTFTADNIGDFDF, encoded by the coding sequence ATGATGTTCTCCTCCCGTGGGCGCCGCTTCGGCACCCTCACCGCACTGGCCGTCTCGGTCGCGCTCGTCGCGACCGGCTGCTCCGCCTCCGACGGCGACTCCGGCGGCGACTCCGGCTCCGGCGAAGGCTCCGGCGACTACTCGATCACCTTCCTGCCGAAGAACCTCGGCAACGCGTACTTCGACACCTCCGACGCCGGCGGCGAGAAGGCGATCGAGGAGTTCGGCGGCACCTACGCCGAGGTCGGACCCGCCGAGGCCTCGCCCGACGCGCAGGTCTCCTACATCAACACCCTCACCCAGCAGGGCGCCGGAGCGATCGTCGTCTCGGCGAACGACCCGAAGGCGATCTGCGACGCGCTGAACGAGGCGCGCGACAACGGCACCAAGGTCGTCACCTTCGATTCCGACACCAACGCCGACTGCCGCGACCTCTACATCAACCAGGCCACCGCCGAGGGCATCGCCAAGGCGCAGGTCGACCTGATCACCGAGCAGATCGGCGACAGCGGCGAGGTCGCGATCCTCTCCGCCTCCGCGAACGCCACGAACCAGAACGCCTGGATCGAGCTGATGGAGCAGGAGCTCACCGCGAACCACCCCGACGTGACCCTCGTCGACACCGTCTACGGCGACGACGACGACCAGACCTCGTTCGACAAGACCGCGGCCCTGCTGCAGACCCACCCCGACCTCAAGGGCATCATCTCGCCCACCACGGTCGGCATCGCCGCCGCCGCCCGCTACCTCTCCACCTCGGACTTCAAGGGCGAGGTCGCGCTGACCGGTCTCGGCACGCCGAACCAGATGCGCGAGTTCGTCGAGGACGGCACCGTCACCGCGTTCGCGCTGTGGAACCCGGGAGACCTCGGCTACCTCGCCGCCTACGCCTCGAAGGCCCTGATCGACGGCGACATCACCGGCGCCGAGGGCGACACCTTCGAGGCCGGCGACCTGGGCTCCTTCACGGTCGACGCCGACGGCACCGTCCTCCTGGGCGACCCGTTCACCTTCACCGCGGACAACATCGGCGACTTCGACTTCTGA
- a CDS encoding ABC transporter permease: MSTAQAPAQKRVPAAKPNAFSSGFGSFVRARETGILLALVLVVIATTAKNPTFLFSPDGWRDLLLTPSILILIAVGQAIVIITRSVDLSVGSILGLTAYLTGRLFLDMPGIPILAVFAAGIVFGGLLGLINGALVAFAKVPALVITLGTLYAYRGINVAWTGSDRINASDMPKDFLALGTGQFLTIPYLTIIALVVLVAAGWYLRNQRAGREFYAIGSDPDAARLYGLPVTRRILVAFVVSGALTGLAGVLYAARYGTVNSQAGSGYELDAVGAAVIGGVAIFGGSGTVWGAAIGAVLLLTINRALPILGVPDFWQRAVVGVLIIGAIVLDRVLSLRQSRKLLEERDDS; the protein is encoded by the coding sequence ATGAGCACCGCCCAGGCGCCGGCGCAGAAGCGCGTGCCGGCCGCGAAGCCCAACGCCTTCTCCTCCGGCTTCGGCTCCTTCGTCCGGGCCCGCGAGACGGGAATCCTGCTCGCGCTGGTCCTCGTCGTCATCGCGACGACCGCGAAGAACCCGACCTTCCTCTTCTCCCCCGACGGCTGGCGCGACCTGCTGCTGACCCCGTCGATCCTGATCCTGATCGCGGTCGGCCAGGCCATCGTGATCATCACCCGCTCGGTCGACCTCTCGGTCGGCTCGATCCTGGGGCTGACCGCCTACCTCACCGGTCGCCTCTTCCTGGACATGCCGGGCATCCCGATCCTCGCCGTCTTCGCCGCCGGCATCGTCTTCGGCGGACTGCTCGGGCTGATCAACGGCGCGCTCGTCGCGTTCGCGAAGGTCCCGGCGCTGGTGATCACCCTCGGCACGCTCTACGCCTACCGCGGCATCAACGTCGCCTGGACGGGCAGCGACCGGATCAACGCGTCCGATATGCCCAAGGACTTCCTCGCCCTGGGCACCGGCCAGTTCCTCACCATCCCGTACCTCACGATCATCGCCCTCGTCGTGCTGGTCGCCGCGGGCTGGTACCTGCGCAACCAGCGCGCGGGCCGCGAGTTCTACGCGATCGGCTCCGACCCGGACGCGGCGCGGCTCTACGGCCTGCCCGTCACCCGGCGCATCCTCGTCGCCTTCGTCGTCTCCGGCGCGCTGACCGGCCTGGCCGGCGTGCTCTACGCCGCGCGCTACGGCACCGTCAACTCGCAGGCCGGCTCCGGCTACGAGCTCGACGCGGTCGGCGCCGCGGTGATCGGCGGCGTCGCGATCTTCGGCGGCTCCGGCACGGTCTGGGGCGCGGCGATCGGCGCCGTGCTGCTGCTCACCATCAACCGGGCCCTGCCGATCCTGGGCGTGCCCGACTTCTGGCAGCGGGCGGTGGTCGGCGTGCTGATCATCGGCGCGATCGTGCTCGACCGCGTGCTCTCCCTCCGACAGTCCCGCAAGCTCCTCGAAGAGAGGGACGACTCCTGA